The Atribacterota bacterium DNA segment TTCTAATGTAATATATTTAAAGAAAATAGAAAATAAAAAAGATGATCCTGGGGCAAAAAGCAGGTAGTCCGGCAGTCCCATTGAGGGGAATCATGGAGAGGGACCCGTAACTTTGCGTCCCATCGTTTCCGATGGTTAACCTTTCTCAGCTTATAGTTTCTTCGTTCTATAAGGTTCCCTCCTTATTGCGTGTGAATTAATTTTGTTTCTTATGGAATAATTATAATGTATTTTTTTATATTGTGCCAATTTATTTTTTATTGTAAATTTTAGTTATTTTTGTGCCTGTAACCTATGCATCCTTGTAGTAGTCCTGTAATAATTTAATATATTCATTAATTTTTTAGCTAAATTTTGATTAATTATATTTTCTTTCTAAGAAATGGAAGATGTCAGAAAAAGAACCTCCCCAGTAGATACTGAGGGGTTCCTGTTGTTCGCTGGCTCCCCGGATAGGATTTGAAAGATAAACACAGAAAATCTATTTATGAATTAAATTATCTTAAAATATTTCTTTTAATTAAGTAAAAACATTATTAGATATTAGAAGATATAAGTATATTAACTAATTACTTCTATCCTCTTTGTATAGTGGATAGTTGCCACAAACTATAATTTGCTTCTATTAATAATCTCTTTTATAATTGTTACAAATAAGTATTTTGACGAGCTATCAATAACTGATAAAGAATAATTTTCCAATAGAAGGAAAGTTGTATTATGAACAAAGAACCTGAAAGACCTAAAGGATTAGCCATCTTTGTCGGATTGACCTTCTTATTAAGTTACCTACTGGTCTTTATTTACCTTGCCCTTGACGGGAAATGGGTAATGCCCGGTTCACTGATTGTGGCAACAGCCTATATGTTCATCCCTATGGTAGTTGCAATCATCGTCCAAAAGTATATCCTTGGAGAGCCGATAAAAGGCCCTTTAGGAATTTCTTTTAAGTTGAATAGATGGTTTCTGGTAGCATGGCTACTTCCGGTTATTATTGCCTTTGCGACTCTGGGAGTCAGTTTGTTTTTACCAACTATAGAATATTCGCCCCAATTAGCCGGTTTTTATGAAAGCCTTGAATCTACTCTCAGCCCTGAACAAATAGAGCAAATGAAGGCACAAGCCGCAGTATTTCCAATTCACCCCTTCTGGATTGGACTGCTGCAGGGCCTTATTGCCGGTATTACCATCAATGCAATTGCCGGCTTTGGTGAAGAATTAGGATGGAGAGGGTTTTTGCAAAAAGAATTAGGACATATGGGTTTCTGGAAATCCTCAATTGTTATAGGCTTGGTTTGGGGATTATGGCATGCCCCAATTATCCTGCAGGGGCACAACTACCCGGAGCATCCTCAAGCCGGTGTCTTTATGATGATTATATTCACCTTACTGCTTTCTCCTATTTTTAGTTATGTACGGTTAAGGGCAAAATCTGTCATTGCAGCAGCCATCCTTCATGGCTCTCTTAATGCAACTATTGGTTTGCCCTTAATGGTGATAAAAGGAGGCAATGATCTTACTGTAGGAGTAACCGGACTGGCTGGATTCATAGCTCTTGCCCTTGTCAATTTAGGACTTTTTATTTATGACCGGTATTTTGCCAGAGAAAGCATCATGTTTTAAAATATAAAAATATAATTAATGTATCTAAGTCTAATTTTTTTATGGATATTATTATTTATTGTTAAATAAGCGTGGTATGAAGATGAAAAATAAAAAAATAATTTTCTTAATTTCCTTATTCTTTCTGATGTCTATTCTATTGCTTTTACCAGTCATGGCACAGATAGAAAATGCCGGTATTAGCAATTATCAAC contains these protein-coding regions:
- a CDS encoding CPBP family intramembrane metalloprotease, with amino-acid sequence MNKEPERPKGLAIFVGLTFLLSYLLVFIYLALDGKWVMPGSLIVATAYMFIPMVVAIIVQKYILGEPIKGPLGISFKLNRWFLVAWLLPVIIAFATLGVSLFLPTIEYSPQLAGFYESLESTLSPEQIEQMKAQAAVFPIHPFWIGLLQGLIAGITINAIAGFGEELGWRGFLQKELGHMGFWKSSIVIGLVWGLWHAPIILQGHNYPEHPQAGVFMMIIFTLLLSPIFSYVRLRAKSVIAAAILHGSLNATIGLPLMVIKGGNDLTVGVTGLAGFIALALVNLGLFIYDRYFARESIMF